A region of the Haematobia irritans isolate KBUSLIRL chromosome 5, ASM5000362v1, whole genome shotgun sequence genome:
tataaaccgatccccagatttgacctccggagcaccttggaagagcaaaattcttctcattcggttgaaatttggtacatgatgttagtatagggtatccaacaaccatgcaggaattggttcctatcagtccataataatatatagctcccatataaaccgatccccagatttgacctccggtgccttttggagaagcaaaattcattcgatctggttgaaatttggtacgtggtgttagtatatgatatttaacaaccatgtgagttgaaatttgtggatgacagtctttcgtagaagtttctacgcaatccatggtggagagtacataagattcggcctggccgaacttacggccgtatatacttgtttgttttttttttaatttcatagaaattttgttcaattttttatttctgtagaaaattttgtcaacattttatttctatagaaattttggtcaaaattttatttctatagaaaattttgccaaaattttatttttatatttttatatatggaaAAATGAAGTAATTCTTAGTGGGAgagaaagattttgcaaaatctatttatattatttttaattctttataacAAAAATCAAAGCAACAGATAAACGATTCTTAGCATCCACAATATAGGTATTCTTCAATTTATATTTTCCCGCAGGCAAAGGAATCGGAAAAGAATCGACTTTAGGTGAAAACTTCACAACTCGGATATCATGCTGGAAATAAGTATCAATCagtcaaaataaattcaaaaataaatgcgataattATTTCTTACTTACCGTATAGGGACAGGAGTGATTAATGTTTGAGTAGTCTTTCATGATGTCGTAAAAAATTCTCAATGCCCGATATTTATTGATACTGTTTAAGAATTTACAAACATCCCAGGTATTATTAAGTATTGCCACTGTCGTTCTCATTTCAAGGCGGGAAAATTCCATTtgcataaataaatttgttaaaggtaatttttttatatttacttcCAAAGATAGAGATTTGCCTGAACCATCTGGTTCGAGTAAACAATGGTTAAAATGCGAGAAAGTCTTGTCAATGGTGGTGCAAACCATATCGGTTAATTGTACTTTGATGAAATTCTAAATTTGATTAACATGGATTCAATTTAATTAACatggatttgtttttttgtcacTTTTTTTTAGCCTACCTGTAaggcaaataaatttaataaaattaatgaaatcaacaATTGATTTTTAgtcattctattgaaatataaaatactacgctttcaattgaaattatttatgaatgatattatatatatacatatttggtAAACTAAATTCAAACTTTACTTGCCATTGAAATCATATGATACGTAATTGTTGTTCTTATTGATTAATGTTCgatatttatataataataatataaatatcgTTACGGTTGAGAAATGTAATTacagacatttaaaaaaaataataattattgttCAGATATCTGTATAAGTCAGCATATTAGGTGTCTGTCTGTCTAATCATTGTCATCTAGATGctttgttttagttcaaatAATGTATTTTAGATGTATCCCTAATAAGGGAACCTAATATGAAGTTTATTGATGGTACCCCTCGTATCACCGTCTCCAAAATTATTTGCGTAGTATTAAGTAGGAGTAGCAAACCACTGGAACCTTCCATCAATTTTTAAATGGATGAAGAGTTCACACATATCTCTAGGAgttaaattttagcaatatgGGGTAGctgatatttaatttctatgctaCCACCATAGGATCATGGGTTATTgatttttgtattaattaaaaaaattgtttaatcaattaaatttttaatgaatattttcgaaaaatcattaaaatttttattggaaatattttggtgatttttgtttttttttttgtagcttgggggtctgagaccaatatttcgatgtgttatataactacagaaatataatggaGCCCAACGTGGGCTAATCTCACTAGATTAAAAACagcaaaaaacaaagttttccaGTTTAGCAATTTCTATTAAATCTTTTAGCTGTTTATTCCATTGATATTGCCCCACGTTGGGTGCCATTATAATTCTGTAGttatataacacatcgaaatattggtctcagacaccCAAGCTacataaaaaaacaagaaatataaacggccgtaagttcggccaggccgaatcttatgtaccctccaccatggtttgcgtagaaacttctacgaaatactgtcatccacaatcgaattacttgggttgtggtatcttaaatcgttttctaaattgtgagttagtccatacgtggtatatattagacaaaaaaggtatgtgtaggtaagtctacaaataattacgaaacgatatggacttttgcacggtacatagggagccagaattgaaatatggagtcgcttatatgggggctatatacaattattgatatggactaatttttgtgtgattggggatcgatttatctgagggctatatataactatagaccgatatggacctagttaggcatggttgctaatggccatatactagcacaaggtaccaaatttcaactgactcggatgaaatttgctcctccaagtggctccaatacAAAATCtcgttatcggtttatatgggggctatatatgattatggactgatatggaccacctttggcatggttgttaaaattcatgtactaaattcacgtaccaaatttcaaccgaatttgatgaattttgctcttccaaggggctccggaggtcaaatctgtggagcggtttatatgggggctattatggaccgatttcgaccaatgtttgcatggttgttagagaccatatattaacaccacataccaaatttcaaccgaatcggttgaatgttgctcttccacgaggctccggaggtcaaatctggggatcggtttatatgggggctatatataattatggaccgatgtgaaccaatttttgcatggttgttagagaccatataccaacaccatgtaccgaatttcagccggatcggatgaaatttgtttctcttagaggctccgcaagccaaatctggggatcggtttatatgggggctatatataattattggccgatgtggaccaacttttgcatggttattagagaccatataccaacaccatgtaccgaatttcagccggatcggatgaaatttgcttctcttagaggctccgaaagccaaatcgggggatcggtttatatgggggctatatataggttaggttaggttaggttatgtggcagcccgatgtatcaggctcacttagactattcagtccattgtgataccacagtggtgaacttctctcttatcactgagtgctgcccgattccatgttaagctcaatgacaagggacctcctttttatagccgagtccgaacggcgttccacattccagtgaaaccacttagagaagctttgaaaccctcagaaatgtcaccagtattactgaggtgggataatccaccgctgaaaaactttttggtgttcggtcgtagcaggaatcgaacccacgaccttgtgtatgcaaggcgggcatgctaaccattgcaccacgggctatatataattatgaaccgatgtggaccaatttttgcatggttgttagagacgaacaccatgtaccaaatttcagccggatcggatgaaatttgcttgtcttagagggtctgaaagccaaatttgggggtccgtttatatgggggctatacgtaaaagtggaccgatatggcccatttgcaataccatctgatctacatcaataacaactacttgtgccaagtttcaagtcgatagcttgtttcgttcggaagttagcgtgatttcaacagacggacggacggacatgctcagatcgacacagaatttcaccactacccagaatatatatatatatatactttatggggtcttagagcaataattcgatgtgttacaaacggaatgacaaagttaatatatgattttccgaaaatattcattaaaaaatttaattgattaaacaaattagtagcaattaatttcttaattggatcaacgttttttttttaattcactttgGAAATTtggataattaaaaattaattaatttcgttgttgaatccaaaaatcttttttttctgtgtactgatttgaaacttggtataagtagttgttattgttgtagatcagatggtattgtaaatgggccataccacaaaacttttaggtatagccttcatataccgatctccagatttgacttccggacccTCCGGGAAGAGCAAAGTACATGTGATCCGTTttaaatgttagtatatgccctctaaacaccatttaaaatttggtccatattggttcataattatatataacccacatataaatcgatcctcagattAGACTACCAGAATCTCTTGGAGTAGTAGGTTTGAtgtaattcggttgaaattcggtacgtgatgttagtatatgccttcacagaatttcacgaaaatttttccaattaaagtcttgattgagttttaaaaaatattcaattaaaaatttaattgattcaacaaattttttaattgaaacaaaaatcaacacaaaagtaatactataaattatttttttttaattgactttcaattaatttttataccctccatcataggatgggggtatattaactttgtcattccgtttgtaacacatcgaaatattgctctaagaccccataaagtatatatattctgggtcgtggtgaaattctgagtcgatctaagcatgtccgtccgtccgtccgtccgtccgtccgtccgtccgtccgtccgtctgttgaaatcacgctaacttccgaacgaaacaagctatcgacttgaaacttggcacaagtcgttgttatcgatgtaggtcggatggtattgaaaatgggccatatcggtccacttttacgtatagcccccatataaagggaccctcagatttggcttgtggagcctctaagagaagcatatttcatccgatccggctgaaatttggtacatggtgttggtatatggtctctaacaaccatgcaaaaattggtccacatcggtccataattatatatagcccccatataaaccgatccccagatttggcttgtggagcctctaagagaagcatatttcatccgatccggctgaaatttggtatatggtgttggtagatggtctctaacaatcatgcaaaaattggttcacagcggtctataattatatatagcccccatataaaccgacccccagatttggcttgtggagcctctaagagaagcaaatttcatccgatccagctgaaatttgctacatggtgttggtagatggtctctaacaatcatgcaaaaattagtccacatcggtccataattatatatagaccccatataaaccgatccccagatttggcttgcggagcctcaaagagaagcaaatttcatccgatccggctgaaatttggtacatgatgttggtatatggtctctaacaaccatgcaaaaattggtccacatcggtccatacttatatatagaccccatataaaccgatctccagatttggcttgcgaagcctcaaagagaagcaaattgcatccgatcgggttgtaattttgaacatggtgttagtatatgatctttaacaaccgtgccagaattggtccatatcggtccataattatatatagcccccatataaaacgttctccagatttgacctccggagcctcttggaggagcaaaattcatccgatccggttcaaattaggaacgtggtgttagtatatggtcgctaacaaccatacaacaattggtccaatcacacaaaaattggtccatatcggttcataatcatggttgccactagagccaaaaataatctaccaaaattttattatatagacaattttgtcaaaattttatttctatagaaaattttgtcaaaattttatttctagagaaaattttgttaaaattttattcggttcataataaaattttcatcattgtcaaaattttatttctatagaaaattttgttcaaattttattcggttcataatcatggttgccactcgaaccaaaaataatctaccaagtttttatttctatagaatattttgtcaaaagtctatttctatagaaaattttgttaaaattttatttctgtagaaatttttgtcaaaattttctttctatagaaaattttgtcaaatgttttatttctatagaaaattttatttctatagaaaattttgttaaaattttatttctgtagaaaattttgtcaaaattgtatgtctactttgtcaaactgaattatatacgtattggatcgatcttttttgatttaatatataccacgtatggacttacatacaatttagaagatggtgttaggaggttttaagataccttgcacgcgttaccgcaacttaagtaattcgattgtggatggcagtgtttagaagaagtttctacgcaatccatgatggagggtacataagcttcggcctggccgaacttacggccgtatatacttgttttaattgatattaccatttctgtgattgaagacatttcaattaaaaattaattggatcaattaatttcgtgattgaagacaaacacattttttgtgtgttctaAAACCATGCGAGGATAATCGCGATGTTATTTAGATGGTCCAAAATTGCTCTTGAAGCAGGTTTGagctgatcatatttcttcGCTGGGGTAATAGCCCAGAGATGGTGTCATCCACATAGACTACCTTCACCAATTTACCCTTCCATTGCAGGACATGGCTTCACGTTGGTCGAGCGCAATACTAGGGAGTTTCTGTGTCGTTTTATAAATCGATACACACCAGAAgttaagaagaagaaaaacgaTCGACGTTTTCTCTTCCATTTCGGTGCATTGCTCCCCTGAAAATTAGTACGACCAACGTTTCCCCTTCCATTTCCGAACATGGCTCCCCTGAAGGGAATTTTTGGAAGCTAAGCCAAGAACATCTAAGCTAAGAACATCTCGGAAGAATATCTTGACGTTTCGACGCTTCGTGTGCAATAGCGTTTGTGACTGAGAGTGTTAAGACGTTTTGCCAAAAGACCCAGTTTGGAGCCCTGGAGGGAGCGAgaaagtttttaaagaaaagtgtaataaaaaatattgacaaaaaagtgaaattggtgaaaaaagtacttttttggtttttaaccCTCTGTAGCTGATGTCGTAGTCTGACAGATATCGTGCGTATCTTCCTAAAGTACGAAACGTCGATCTTACCGCACTCAGTATATTTTCTGTTTATGCTCACACATCGATTAGTGTTAGGTTAATAATCATATGTTTTTATGTAAAATAAGGTCAACAACTTTTTGATCAGAAATATTAACGTAGGATATCagtttagaaatgaaatctgcTGGACCCCACgtcatttattttgtaaaaattggacCACCTCAGCTACGGAgggttaaatttcttcattcaaatgaacgtCCAAggtacaacttctaaagcaatgcaatgtACTTTAAAaacggagtacttccgtcctatgtcaAACACATGTAAAATTCACTGGAGATGATCCTCTTTTGCAGTACTTCCGGATTCCGAATTTGGGGATCCAAAGTATttgtttggaagctcttttttataccctccaccataggttaggggtatattaacttagtcattccgtttgtaacacatcgaaatattgctctaagaccccataaagtatatatattctgggtcgtggtgaaattctgagtcgatctgagcatgtccgtccgtccgtctgttgaaatcacgctaacttccgaacgaaacaagctatcgacttgaaacttggcacaagtagttgttattgatgtaggtcggatggtattgcaaatgggccatat
Encoded here:
- the LOC142239531 gene encoding uncharacterized protein LOC142239531, giving the protein MTKNQLLISLILLNLFALQNFIKVQLTDMVCTTIDKTFSHFNHCLLEPDGSGKSLSLEVNIKKLPLTNLFMQMEFSRLEMRTTVAILNNTWDVCKFLNSINKYRALRIFYDIMKDYSNINHSCPYTHDIRVVKFSPKVDSFPIPLPAGKYKLKNTYIVDAKNRLSVALIFVIKN